Proteins encoded in a region of the Candidatus Obscuribacter sp. genome:
- a CDS encoding YncE family protein, whose translation MRGSNRIVSLCFCLIVCTGLGFSPAFATRMPANLTASLKTYLPSAKIRLDGAIVLTSGELYLPILPVGYTSSNPGNLKVAGVVQSKGTDPDLILLENGMVFARVLKKPGFRTILPLAGLEEKYKKAILAGKMPSDLIVPEEFVLSPDFKPIIGDLGITISGDKKSASPASIPKHGLGGVYITSPASGSIILVDQKTNKKIAEFPTEGTPLGMVQIENNLYIADQTKSRVLIFNTAARDFAGRQIDLPPKSAPKAVAAIPNGRLLYVTESATGLVDCVETESGRVLLKTKVPPGPSRLVMTPNGNSVLVLNVPTGQVSIISTMNQKLIATINVGASPNSIVVSADNKYAYVSCKSSNHIVIIDIVKRMALAGIKTGNGPTGLALSSDGKVLYLACAKDNTITAFDTATKNKLKEVKLPMDVDFPGAISLDEAGKRLYVTSNATDTIGILNLDTFVFEQAVIGRKSDDVLYAKSH comes from the coding sequence ATGCGGGGCTCTAATAGAATAGTCTCTCTTTGCTTTTGTCTGATTGTTTGTACTGGGCTGGGATTTAGTCCTGCCTTTGCTACGCGCATGCCAGCCAATTTAACGGCCAGTCTTAAGACCTATTTGCCCAGCGCTAAAATACGTCTCGATGGTGCCATTGTACTGACGAGCGGTGAGCTTTATCTACCGATTTTGCCAGTGGGCTATACATCATCCAATCCCGGTAATCTCAAAGTAGCAGGTGTGGTGCAATCTAAAGGCACCGACCCGGACTTGATCTTGCTTGAGAACGGCATGGTTTTTGCTCGAGTGCTAAAAAAGCCTGGATTCAGGACGATTTTGCCACTGGCTGGTCTTGAAGAAAAATATAAAAAGGCTATTCTCGCTGGCAAAATGCCATCTGATTTGATTGTGCCTGAAGAATTTGTGCTCTCCCCAGATTTTAAACCAATCATCGGTGATCTGGGTATCACTATATCTGGTGACAAAAAGTCGGCTTCGCCAGCCAGTATTCCCAAGCATGGTCTGGGCGGTGTGTATATTACTTCCCCAGCATCTGGCTCAATTATCCTTGTGGATCAAAAGACCAACAAAAAAATAGCTGAATTCCCTACTGAAGGCACACCTTTGGGAATGGTGCAAATAGAGAACAATCTCTATATTGCCGACCAGACTAAATCGAGAGTTTTGATTTTTAATACAGCAGCACGTGACTTTGCCGGGCGTCAAATTGACTTGCCACCAAAATCGGCACCAAAGGCAGTGGCAGCCATACCTAATGGACGTTTGCTCTATGTCACTGAGAGTGCCACCGGACTTGTGGACTGTGTCGAGACTGAGAGCGGTCGAGTGCTGCTCAAGACCAAAGTACCGCCTGGTCCTTCGCGCCTCGTTATGACACCCAATGGTAATTCGGTGCTGGTCTTAAATGTACCTACCGGACAGGTCAGTATTATTTCGACGATGAATCAAAAGCTTATTGCCACTATTAATGTGGGAGCGTCGCCTAACAGTATTGTGGTATCGGCCGATAACAAATATGCCTATGTCTCTTGCAAGTCATCCAATCATATTGTCATTATCGATATCGTAAAGAGGATGGCTTTAGCTGGTATCAAGACCGGCAACGGACCCACAGGTCTTGCTCTCAGTAGTGATGGTAAAGTGCTTTATTTGGCTTGTGCCAAGGATAACACTATCACTGCTTTTGATACTGCCACCAAAAACAAACTCAAAGAAGTAAAACTACCTATGGATGTGGATTTTCCTGGGGCTATCAGTTTAGATGAGGCTGGTAAAAGACTGTATGTGACAAGTAATGCCACCGATACAATTGGCATACTCAACCTCGATACTTTTGTCTTTGAGCAAGCTGTAATCGGACGTAAATCAGACGATGTGCTTTATGCCAAAAGCCATTAA
- a CDS encoding DUF1611 domain-containing protein — protein MSDTQTYLHPTVPLAIYAPGEFGKQQAKTAEGVLRYGANPIACVIDATQSGKSIKELTGIDCQAPIVASIEEAASLKSGALLLGTAWPGGAMPPEWKADIVRALENGMDVVNGLHDFLEEDERIVKTAKEHGRQLFDVRKSPDHLPVAAGRVMQSNAYVVLTVGTDCSVGKMTVSLEIQKSARQQGISCGFVATGQTGIMICGKGIAIDRVIGDFMAGATEKLVLEAAEQSDLIMVEGQGSLAHPGFSGVTMALVHGACPQAMVLCHRPSRKNIKGTDMAISDYKRLIETYESMAAYMRPSKVVAIALNTHDLSKEQAEHEIALAQKLTGLPTTDPVRFNGDILLKAILDRKNQ, from the coding sequence TTGAGCGACACCCAAACTTATCTGCATCCCACGGTACCTCTTGCCATTTACGCTCCCGGTGAGTTTGGCAAGCAGCAAGCCAAGACTGCCGAAGGGGTGCTGCGTTACGGCGCTAACCCGATAGCCTGCGTCATCGATGCCACTCAAAGCGGCAAATCAATTAAAGAACTCACCGGCATAGATTGCCAAGCCCCCATAGTTGCCTCAATCGAGGAAGCAGCTAGCCTCAAGTCAGGTGCTTTGCTACTGGGTACGGCCTGGCCGGGCGGCGCCATGCCTCCCGAATGGAAAGCCGATATAGTACGCGCTCTTGAAAATGGCATGGATGTTGTCAACGGACTCCATGACTTTTTGGAAGAAGACGAGCGCATTGTCAAAACGGCAAAGGAGCACGGTCGCCAATTATTTGATGTACGCAAATCACCAGACCATTTGCCAGTAGCCGCTGGTCGAGTAATGCAAAGCAATGCCTATGTAGTGCTCACAGTCGGCACGGACTGCTCAGTTGGCAAAATGACAGTCTCTCTAGAGATCCAAAAGTCAGCTCGCCAACAAGGCATCAGCTGTGGCTTTGTCGCCACAGGTCAAACTGGCATTATGATTTGCGGCAAAGGCATCGCCATCGACCGCGTCATCGGCGACTTTATGGCAGGCGCCACCGAAAAGCTTGTACTTGAAGCTGCCGAGCAAAGCGATCTGATCATGGTGGAAGGTCAGGGCTCACTGGCTCACCCTGGGTTTAGCGGTGTGACAATGGCACTCGTCCACGGAGCATGTCCTCAAGCCATGGTACTGTGCCACAGACCCAGCCGCAAAAACATCAAAGGCACTGACATGGCTATCAGTGATTACAAACGTTTGATTGAGACTTATGAATCAATGGCAGCTTATATGCGCCCATCAAAAGTAGTAGCAATCGCTCTCAATACCCACGACCTGTCAAAAGAGCAAGCAGAGCACGAAATAGCCCTGGCCCAAAAACTAACAGGTTTGCCAACGACCGATCCGGTGCGCTTTAACGGCGACATCTTACTAAAAGCGATACTCGACAGGAAAAATCAGTGA
- the dnaJ gene encoding molecular chaperone DnaJ yields the protein MAKRDYYEVLGVTRTASGDEIKKSFRNRARQLHPDNKDSGDEAAFKELAEAYEVLSDEQKKAAYDRYGHEGVKGTRDYDNVDFSNMQGFGFEDIIDALFGGGMRGGGGFGQQARSGPRQGSHLKYDLEIEFLDAIFGVEKKVTVRRLEDCGTCEGSGASPGSQTSTCATCNGQGQVRQMVNMLFMQSYQVISCPDCQGAGKKIDKPCKDCKGAGQTRKPREFDVKVPAGIDDGTRLRLSQAGDKGAKGGPYGDLFVVVHVREHKQFLRDGFTIHIRQPVGFAQAALGAEIHVPTVEGTKVLKIPAGVQSGTQLAMRELGVPYIGQTGRRGDQIVHVFVETPSKLSNEEKELLKKLAELRGEKLTIEPEAKAKVESDNGTEAKSEGKKHDNKKSKKKNGDKNADEDKKDDENIFEKLVDVFRPKGE from the coding sequence ATGGCAAAGCGCGATTATTACGAAGTTCTTGGTGTCACTCGCACAGCTTCAGGCGATGAGATCAAAAAATCTTTTCGCAATAGAGCAAGACAATTGCACCCCGATAACAAAGATAGTGGCGATGAAGCAGCTTTTAAGGAGCTAGCCGAGGCCTACGAAGTACTCTCGGATGAGCAGAAAAAAGCAGCCTACGATCGTTATGGTCATGAAGGTGTCAAAGGCACTCGTGACTACGATAACGTCGATTTTAGCAACATGCAGGGCTTTGGCTTTGAAGACATTATCGACGCCCTCTTTGGCGGCGGTATGCGCGGCGGTGGTGGCTTTGGCCAACAAGCCCGTAGCGGACCCAGACAGGGCTCTCACCTCAAGTACGATCTTGAGATTGAATTTTTGGATGCCATCTTTGGTGTAGAAAAGAAAGTTACAGTCAGACGTCTTGAAGATTGCGGTACTTGCGAAGGCTCTGGTGCATCGCCAGGCAGTCAGACCAGTACTTGCGCCACCTGCAACGGTCAGGGTCAAGTCAGACAGATGGTCAATATGCTCTTTATGCAGAGCTATCAGGTTATAAGCTGTCCTGATTGTCAGGGCGCGGGCAAAAAAATCGACAAACCATGCAAAGATTGCAAAGGTGCTGGACAGACACGCAAGCCTCGTGAGTTTGACGTAAAAGTCCCTGCTGGTATCGATGACGGTACCAGACTGAGACTCTCACAAGCTGGTGATAAAGGCGCTAAGGGTGGACCTTATGGCGATCTATTTGTGGTCGTCCATGTCAGAGAGCATAAACAGTTTTTGCGCGATGGTTTTACCATCCATATCCGCCAACCAGTTGGCTTTGCTCAAGCCGCTCTTGGTGCTGAGATCCACGTCCCCACCGTAGAAGGCACTAAAGTACTTAAGATACCTGCCGGTGTGCAATCTGGTACACAGCTTGCCATGCGTGAGCTAGGTGTGCCTTATATCGGTCAAACTGGACGCCGCGGCGATCAAATCGTCCACGTATTTGTAGAGACGCCATCAAAGCTCTCCAACGAAGAAAAAGAACTGCTCAAAAAGCTAGCTGAGCTGAGAGGCGAAAAGCTAACTATAGAACCTGAAGCCAAAGCTAAGGTGGAGTCGGATAACGGCACTGAAGCAAAGAGCGAAGGCAAAAAGCACGACAACAAAAAGTCAAAAAAAAAGAACGGCGACAAAAACGCTGACGAAGATAAAAAAGATGATGAAAATATCTTTGAAAAGCTAGTCGATGTTTTTAGACCAAAAGGCGAATAG
- a CDS encoding zinc chelation protein SecC, protein MPKAIKPSKFDTCACYSGKLYHKCCQPLHDGAAAPDALALMRSRYAAYSLSLAKYIVDTTDPAGDLYQSDTQKWLKEILLFSSQMTFTGLTIIEFVDGTDSATVSFKAHLNAQGNDVSLSEKSQFYKHDGRWFYHSGVSLQ, encoded by the coding sequence ATGCCAAAAGCCATTAAACCATCTAAGTTTGATACCTGCGCTTGCTATAGTGGCAAACTTTATCACAAGTGCTGTCAACCTTTGCATGATGGCGCCGCAGCGCCCGATGCCCTGGCTCTGATGCGCTCTCGTTATGCTGCTTACAGTTTGTCTCTAGCCAAATATATAGTCGACACCACAGATCCGGCTGGCGATCTCTATCAGAGCGATACGCAAAAATGGCTCAAAGAAATTTTGCTGTTTAGCAGTCAAATGACTTTTACTGGTCTTACCATAATTGAGTTTGTTGATGGTACAGACAGTGCTACTGTCTCTTTTAAGGCGCACTTAAACGCTCAGGGCAATGATGTCAGTTTGAGCGAGAAGAGCCAGTTTTACAAGCATGACGGCCGCTGGTTTTATCATTCAGGTGTTAGTTTGCAATAG
- a CDS encoding nucleotide exchange factor GrpE, giving the protein MTNSSGDRFSAMEENQNNKGAQPPASPASEETPADRNDRAKAFFRAMYAGGEPDPDQFGIDVGQKQQTDSASASTIAHLEGQLKEAEARATEAENLYKRMAADFENYKKRIDRERDEFSAAGMQKAFEAILPALDDLDMATSKLTEKTDSKVMWDSLKMVFSRLNRCLEQVGIKQMEVVGQPFDPRLHEPVQEVATSEVEEGAVAHQLRAGWMLKDKILRPALVNVATAPSDEQLAAEAAKKEAAEAEAAAKAEAAQEDATSANKVSAQDIVSQAGVETCDSLDALDANRSTQDLPIEEIKAAIAEADEQDRLAAEAAAAVAVSGGGDDEKEKEAKVYDLTDVED; this is encoded by the coding sequence TTGACCAATTCATCGGGAGACCGCTTTTCAGCCATGGAAGAAAATCAAAACAACAAAGGGGCGCAACCACCAGCTTCGCCCGCTTCCGAAGAGACACCAGCAGACAGAAATGACCGCGCTAAGGCTTTTTTTAGGGCCATGTATGCAGGTGGGGAGCCCGATCCCGACCAGTTTGGGATTGACGTCGGCCAAAAACAGCAGACAGACTCTGCCTCAGCCAGCACTATTGCCCATTTAGAGGGGCAACTCAAAGAAGCTGAAGCGAGAGCCACTGAAGCCGAAAACCTTTACAAGCGGATGGCCGCTGACTTTGAAAATTACAAAAAGCGCATTGACCGCGAGCGCGATGAGTTTTCAGCAGCTGGTATGCAAAAAGCCTTTGAAGCAATTTTGCCAGCTCTTGACGATCTGGACATGGCTACTTCCAAATTGACCGAAAAGACTGATTCCAAAGTTATGTGGGACAGTCTCAAAATGGTATTCAGCAGACTCAATCGTTGCCTGGAACAAGTGGGCATTAAGCAAATGGAAGTAGTGGGTCAACCTTTTGATCCTAGACTGCATGAGCCAGTGCAAGAAGTTGCGACAAGTGAAGTAGAAGAAGGTGCTGTTGCTCATCAGCTGAGAGCAGGCTGGATGCTCAAGGACAAGATTTTAAGACCGGCACTCGTTAACGTTGCCACCGCCCCCAGTGACGAGCAACTAGCCGCTGAAGCAGCCAAAAAAGAAGCTGCTGAAGCGGAAGCTGCTGCAAAGGCTGAAGCGGCTCAGGAAGATGCCACTAGCGCCAATAAAGTTTCGGCTCAAGACATAGTCTCACAAGCTGGTGTAGAGACCTGTGATTCGCTCGATGCCCTCGATGCCAATCGCAGTACTCAAGATCTGCCTATCGAAGAAATCAAAGCAGCCATCGCTGAAGCCGATGAACAAGACAGATTGGCCGCAGAAGCTGCTGCCGCTGTTGCTGTTAGTGGTGGTGGAGATGACGAGAAAGAAAAGGAAGCCAAAGTTTACGATTTGACCGATGTTGAGGATTAA
- the dnaK gene encoding molecular chaperone DnaK: MSDDKIIGIDLGTTYSCVAIMEGGKPTIIENSEGARTTPSVVAFTKNGERLVGQLAKRQAVTNPARTVQSIKREMGTNYRINIDNVSNSPEQISAMVLQKLKADAEAYLGEKVQRAVITVPAYFNDSQRQATRDAGQIAGLEVMRIINEPTASALAYGLNKLTGSSVVLVFDLGGGTFDVSILEIVDGVFEVKSTSGNNRLGGDDFDEAIIHHLIDVFKEQTGIDISSDLMAVQRLKETAEKTKIELSSTLTSEVHLPFLTADATGPKHLETTITRAQFNDLTAHLVEATTGPLNQSLDDAQLTAEQIEHIILVGGSTRIPAVQDMIRRYFQKEPSKSVNPDEAVAQGAAIQASILAGDMQDILLLDVIPLSLGIETAGGLFTKIIDRNTTIPTSRTMPFTTNEDGQTSVEVHALQGEREIASANKSLAKFHLTGIPPAPRGVPKIEVTFDIDADGIVHCSARDFGSGIKHSVTIQRSTGLSPDEVEAYKREAEEFSEQDRVTKERISSRVQAQSLCAEAERTVTKYGERVERSHVDKVMRAVELVKEALERDSGDDLRPLIAGLDVSLLDLGRAIHSGNRRMDSPEKPAEKAAEKPPVDAANAMIKNTASAVSDEIDLADAPELDLSLDEP; encoded by the coding sequence ATGAGCGACGACAAGATAATAGGCATAGATTTAGGTACTACCTATTCTTGCGTAGCCATAATGGAAGGCGGCAAGCCTACCATTATCGAAAACTCCGAGGGCGCTCGTACTACTCCTAGCGTGGTTGCTTTTACCAAAAATGGTGAAAGACTTGTGGGCCAGTTAGCTAAACGTCAAGCTGTAACCAATCCTGCTCGTACTGTGCAGTCCATCAAAAGAGAGATGGGCACAAACTACCGCATCAATATAGATAATGTCTCCAATAGCCCAGAGCAAATCTCGGCGATGGTATTGCAAAAGCTCAAAGCGGATGCTGAGGCTTATCTGGGCGAAAAAGTACAGCGCGCTGTAATTACAGTGCCTGCATATTTTAACGACTCGCAAAGACAGGCTACTCGCGATGCCGGTCAGATTGCTGGTCTTGAAGTTATGCGTATCATCAACGAGCCCACTGCCAGTGCACTGGCTTATGGTCTAAATAAGTTGACTGGCTCATCTGTTGTACTGGTGTTTGACCTCGGTGGTGGCACTTTTGACGTCAGTATCCTGGAGATTGTCGACGGTGTTTTTGAAGTCAAATCCACCAGTGGTAACAATCGGCTTGGTGGCGATGACTTTGACGAAGCTATAATCCATCATCTAATCGATGTCTTTAAAGAGCAAACTGGTATCGATATATCCAGCGATTTGATGGCGGTGCAAAGGCTTAAAGAGACAGCCGAAAAGACAAAGATTGAGCTATCATCAACATTGACTTCGGAAGTGCATTTGCCATTTTTGACAGCTGATGCTACAGGTCCCAAGCACCTTGAGACAACGATAACTAGAGCGCAGTTTAACGATCTGACAGCGCATCTTGTTGAGGCCACCACTGGTCCTCTCAATCAATCTCTTGATGATGCGCAGCTCACCGCTGAGCAAATTGAACACATCATTTTAGTTGGTGGTTCGACTCGTATTCCTGCTGTACAGGATATGATTCGCCGCTATTTCCAAAAAGAGCCAAGCAAGTCAGTCAATCCTGATGAGGCTGTGGCGCAAGGCGCCGCTATTCAAGCCAGTATCCTGGCTGGTGATATGCAGGACATTCTTTTGCTCGATGTCATTCCTCTATCTCTGGGGATTGAGACAGCGGGCGGCTTGTTTACCAAAATTATCGATCGTAATACCACTATCCCGACTAGCCGCACCATGCCATTTACTACCAACGAAGACGGACAGACTTCGGTAGAGGTGCATGCTTTGCAGGGTGAAAGAGAAATCGCCTCAGCCAACAAATCGCTGGCGAAGTTTCACCTGACAGGCATCCCGCCTGCTCCCCGGGGCGTGCCCAAAATCGAAGTTACTTTTGATATTGATGCTGATGGTATCGTGCACTGCTCCGCCCGTGACTTTGGTTCGGGCATCAAGCATTCGGTGACTATTCAACGCTCCACTGGTCTCAGTCCAGATGAAGTAGAGGCTTACAAAAGAGAAGCCGAAGAGTTTAGCGAACAAGACCGCGTTACCAAAGAAAGAATCTCCAGCCGTGTCCAGGCACAGTCGCTCTGTGCTGAGGCGGAGCGCACTGTTACTAAATATGGAGAGCGAGTTGAACGCTCCCATGTGGATAAGGTGATGCGCGCTGTAGAACTCGTCAAAGAGGCTTTGGAGCGCGATAGCGGCGATGATTTGAGACCACTTATAGCTGGTCTGGATGTGTCGCTCCTGGATCTCGGACGTGCCATCCACTCAGGCAATCGCCGTATGGATAGCCCCGAAAAACCAGCTGAAAAAGCAGCGGAAAAGCCGCCAGTGGACGCCGCCAATGCCATGATCAAAAATACAGCCAGTGCTGTAAGCGATGAAATCGACCTGGCTGACGCTCCTGAGCTGGACTTAAGCCTTGATGAGCCTTGA
- a CDS encoding ABC transporter permease — MTFNLLNGLRASRLWVLTVKESKEILRNKYLLFLITIPPVVQLLILGASLDPQVRNTSVLYVDHSQSQSSRELIDQLAGAIVFKDIKAARDEASIKSQLEQGKVNMGLIIPSDFARQIAAREPAQVQVLIDGADAYSAGIGNGYMQRTLNDFRPSSYPTNELTKNPIEPDTKILYNPGQVSSWFFVPGVLGACLTLVSTLIASASVLKEREKGTMEQLLMTPASTGEILLAKFLPLVFFLLVDVILALAAANVFFGMPIRGSYPFLLIASALYAFVGIGFGMLLGSVCQSQRQAQLTSFFINIPLILLSGTVVPFDTMPALMQTISYIDPLRYYAVIARELSSKALVSISSA, encoded by the coding sequence ATGACTTTTAACTTACTTAACGGACTGAGAGCCAGTCGCCTTTGGGTTTTGACTGTCAAAGAGAGCAAGGAGATATTGCGCAACAAGTACCTCCTGTTTTTGATCACAATACCACCAGTGGTGCAGCTGTTAATTCTGGGAGCTTCGCTAGATCCGCAGGTACGCAACACCTCAGTGCTATATGTAGACCACAGTCAGAGCCAGTCCAGCCGGGAGCTGATAGACCAGTTAGCGGGAGCAATTGTATTTAAAGATATCAAAGCGGCCCGGGACGAGGCCTCTATCAAAAGTCAACTGGAGCAAGGCAAAGTCAATATGGGCTTGATTATCCCCTCCGATTTTGCCAGACAGATAGCTGCGCGCGAGCCCGCCCAGGTACAAGTCCTGATAGACGGAGCAGACGCCTACAGTGCCGGCATTGGCAATGGCTATATGCAACGCACATTAAATGACTTCCGTCCCTCATCTTATCCCACTAACGAGCTGACCAAAAACCCAATTGAGCCTGATACAAAAATTTTGTACAACCCCGGTCAAGTCAGTAGCTGGTTTTTTGTGCCCGGAGTACTGGGAGCCTGCCTCACCCTGGTATCGACATTGATAGCCTCAGCCTCTGTCCTCAAAGAGCGCGAAAAAGGCACGATGGAACAGCTTTTGATGACACCAGCCAGTACTGGCGAAATACTCCTGGCCAAGTTTTTGCCTCTGGTATTCTTTTTGCTTGTGGATGTAATACTGGCTCTAGCAGCTGCCAATGTCTTTTTTGGTATGCCAATTAGAGGCAGCTATCCGTTTTTACTGATTGCCTCAGCACTCTATGCCTTTGTCGGCATCGGCTTTGGTATGCTGCTGGGCTCGGTTTGCCAGAGCCAGAGACAGGCACAGCTAACGTCCTTTTTTATCAACATCCCGCTGATTTTGTTGTCGGGCACGGTGGTACCCTTTGACACGATGCCAGCACTGATGCAAACTATCAGTTATATAGACCCATTGCGCTATTATGCAGTGATTGCCCGGGAGTTATCCTCAAAGGCTCTGGTATCAATATCCTCTGCCTGA
- a CDS encoding ABC transporter permease: MQTSRIGVQVKKEWREFLRDKLSLSLAFILPLFALLIFGWGIRLEAKNVPLVVRDLDNTSISREYVERLYATNLFRPVPNKYSNLQENIDRNLAKAAVTVPEGFARHVLRQEKAPVQIEIDGTDIANAQIIFNSLKAANSYFGAILQTVREPDQSPRIVAPQTRIWFNPGREESLFIVPGSFGVIFWMFPGLLAAVAASREKEQGTLARVYAANMSAFEYMAGKAIVYTAVGTAMTILVLVASMLVFGVYPRGGLLQLFIGVGVGFPLYILTSVIFGLCMGTFASTQTTAVQATSTLGFFPCLLLSGFVYPISNIPFPLSLFSLVVPARYFIELTRDTFVKGVNATLYVPFVLALFCLFMSALMYMRTRRMQYED, translated from the coding sequence ATGCAGACAAGTAGAATAGGCGTCCAGGTAAAAAAAGAATGGCGCGAGTTTTTAAGAGACAAGCTCAGCCTCTCACTAGCTTTTATATTGCCTCTATTTGCTTTGCTTATTTTTGGTTGGGGCATCAGACTGGAAGCCAAAAACGTGCCTCTAGTAGTGAGAGATCTCGATAACACATCTATCAGTCGTGAATATGTCGAAAGACTCTATGCCACCAATCTCTTTAGACCAGTGCCAAACAAATACAGTAATCTACAGGAAAACATCGACCGCAACTTAGCCAAAGCGGCAGTGACTGTGCCCGAAGGCTTTGCCCGGCACGTCTTAAGACAAGAAAAGGCACCGGTCCAAATTGAAATAGACGGTACTGACATTGCCAACGCCCAGATAATATTTAACAGCCTCAAAGCAGCCAACTCATATTTTGGTGCCATCCTACAGACTGTTAGAGAGCCAGACCAGTCACCGCGCATAGTAGCACCACAAACTCGCATTTGGTTTAACCCGGGCCGCGAAGAATCACTATTTATAGTACCTGGATCATTTGGTGTGATTTTCTGGATGTTTCCCGGACTGCTTGCAGCAGTGGCTGCCAGTAGAGAAAAAGAGCAAGGCACTCTGGCCAGAGTCTATGCCGCTAATATGTCAGCCTTTGAGTATATGGCTGGCAAAGCAATAGTCTACACAGCGGTTGGCACAGCCATGACCATCCTGGTACTTGTGGCATCGATGCTGGTGTTTGGCGTCTATCCTCGCGGCGGGCTATTACAACTGTTCATTGGTGTAGGAGTTGGATTTCCGCTCTATATTCTAACTTCAGTAATATTTGGTCTTTGTATGGGCACATTTGCCAGTACGCAAACTACCGCCGTGCAAGCTACTTCCACCCTCGGATTTTTTCCTTGCCTGCTTCTATCGGGCTTCGTTTATCCAATTTCCAATATTCCTTTTCCGCTATCGCTCTTTTCGCTAGTGGTGCCAGCACGGTACTTTATCGAGCTGACCCGGGATACCTTTGTCAAAGGAGTCAATGCCACACTCTATGTCCCCTTTGTTTTGGCGCTCTTTTGTCTGTTTATGTCAGCACTTATGTACATGCGCACCAGGCGTATGCAATATGAGGATTAG
- a CDS encoding tyrosine-protein phosphatase: MKNPGPVPNFYQTEDWLMRGGQPSAEGLKELKEKNVKTIVNLRWKGQAIEWEKKIVLELGIDFIHIPLNYWTLPTASHFDQFLSYVDDPQKRPLFVHCYHGADRTGLFIALYRIARCGWTIDQAYDEMVSCGFHRFKTRHFKWALKLLAAYARQRHAAYCKLTPE; this comes from the coding sequence ATGAAAAATCCTGGACCTGTGCCTAATTTTTATCAAACAGAAGACTGGCTAATGAGAGGCGGTCAGCCCTCAGCAGAGGGGCTTAAAGAACTAAAAGAAAAAAATGTCAAAACCATAGTCAATCTTAGATGGAAAGGACAGGCCATCGAATGGGAAAAGAAAATAGTCTTAGAGCTTGGCATTGATTTTATCCATATTCCGCTAAATTACTGGACGCTGCCAACAGCCAGTCATTTTGATCAATTTTTGAGTTATGTCGATGATCCACAAAAGCGACCACTATTTGTGCACTGCTATCACGGCGCTGACCGCACTGGTTTATTTATCGCACTTTATCGCATTGCCCGCTGCGGCTGGACAATTGATCAAGCATACGATGAGATGGTCAGTTGTGGCTTTCACCGATTTAAGACGAGACATTTCAAATGGGCTCTCAAGCTTTTGGCAGCCTATGCCAGACAACGCCATGCAGCCTATTGCAAACTAACACCTGAATGA